The stretch of DNA aggttgcagctacCAGCTGccagcagactttttttttttttggtctttttgccatttcttgggccactcccacggcatatggaagttcccaagctaggggtccaatcggagctgtagctgccagcctatgccagagtgatagcaacgcaggatccgagccacgtctgcaacctacaccacagctcacggcaacgccagatccttaacccactgagcaaggccagggatcgaacccacaacctcatggttcccagtcggattcgctaaccacgaACGCTAACCGTCGttcccacgacaggaactccagacatttcTTTAAGAATGGGTGTTGGCATCCTAAGTCTGACACAGCTGAGAAAACTCAAGTTCCCAGCAATAGAAGGACTTGCCTGAAATCACAATCATAATGCCATTTAGCActactttttataaaaaagatttttattttttctattatagttgatttacaatgttctgtcaatttctgacatacagcaaaatgactcagtcatacacacacacaaatacacattctttttccttacattatcctccatcatgttccattagaagtgactagatatagttcactgtgctatacagcagcactTAGCATTACTTTGGATGTCTGAACCAGAGCTACTCCGTTTTGACTCTTAATAGTATTTTTCCTTAATGTTCAAGGCATATATTACTGTTAATGAATTTActgcttttctagatacaaggagatACAAGAACTAGGCTCATAAAATtgtttcctaaaaatatctaactatctgaagatctgttttgccagttttcccagagcacagagtgcctcactcctgatctctgCCCTGAGCTCTTACAGGGgctgttgagggtcagcagctatAGTGGCTTATGATTCagtccatgtagaggcagatgacAAGTGCCCATCTCCAGTTTGCAGGGCTCCCCCATGGTCATATATTCGACCATAGTTTTGGGTGGCATCTCACAACCATTTTGTCCCACACTGCTAGGAATGCTCATTCCCAGGTCTGGCAAAGATTTCATTGATAGGCCACTGAATGTGCTATTACTGCACTAGGCCTTATTAAtagtagccaaaagtctctggaccacccatCTTACTAATCTGTTAttgtccaggaaaatattccctcttatTGCAACTTCCTATATCAAGAGTTACACTATTACAATCATTGATCTGGTAAACAACTATATATTTGATCAACTGTTACAAGTCATCTAGTCATAATTATTTTTTGGAGATTGTCACATATTTGGTAATACAGGAAATAATAATCTGTAATGGGCATGATATGGCTAATAACTATAAGTAAATACTTAAGCCAATAGCTTCCTGTGTCAAACCAATTTTTTGAAGATGTTGTCAGGACTAGGGAGTGGGTCACTAAAAGCAACAGAGACCTCAGAATTCAGTAGGCTAATAGCTTGGTTACTATCATTTAAAATCTGTTGCATGAATTTCCCTGTCTTCAATATGGCTGATTACAAGCTCCAATCCTACTGAAGGTACAAAAATACCTGCTAATTTTCATACTAGCAGAATATAGCTCTCTTGAACCATTGGGCTCATACCAATGGTAGATTGATTGGGGTCATCTTTAAATTGTTACATATATGGCCTTGAGTGCAACGGAATCCTAGAGTACATTCTAGCCAACCTTGTGGAAGCCAAGGCCATAAGTTAGTACCACAAATCCACTGAGTTCCATTAGATGAGACCTAGCGAATTTCCAGTCTAATTTCCTAATGTTACTAGGCTAGGCTGATCATTCTTAGTATGATTTAGTTGTTCCCAACATAGAGGAGCCTTTAAACTTAAACGGCCATAGTGTGgtgttaatatataaatataaaaatatataaatatataactatataaatcTATCCTACAATTGTGGGATGTTCCCTTCTAAAAAACAGGTTACAGTTTTTGATTGAGACCAAGCTTGCTGTTCTGAGTTTGAGTGATCctaaaagaaaattcttatttatgGTCAGGGTCAGAGCAGGTATTATTAATTGGCCAGGTGAGAAAATCCCAcccagtaataaaataaatttcttaaggGCTACACAGTCAGAGCCTTGGAGAGGAGAAATCCACCAAGGTAACCCAAAAGCACTAGACCTAGGTAACTGGCCACAAACTCAAGGCCTTAAGGTGGAGATCCCTATCGATCTGGCCTCTGGAGGCATCCTCCAACCCTTCACTCCCACAGGAGGCTGGCAGAGAGAAACCCCAAAACATCTGATCAAGCCTAGGGGCCCCCATGGGGCCAGCTGCCCATGAGTTGATCTCGGATGAGTCCCCAAAATTTGtggctgaaactcagcctctgtctacCAGGCCCGAATAGAAAtgcggagacagagttttggatgaaggagaaaaaaaaaaacagctttttttgctttgccaggcaaagcagGCCATGaaaggctaatgccttaaagattgttttaatttttcactgggaagaactgcagggagttttatagcaaaaaggagaaaaacaggctttCAGATAGGTATCAGGATTagggcaaacatgcattcttctttctttgggggaatcttagtcactGAAGCTGGTGTCGGGAGATCTTGGCATGATCGTGGTGGTGGTCTCCTGGGTtactgcctagaataacagtacttgcaaaagGGCATACTGaccagagattagaacaaactaggaaagttcctgaaaaacatcacgtgctaataatctttaacccacaagcAATTGTGCTCCGGGTGCTTAATCTTTAGCTTATGAgcgattgtgtttagggtgcaattaagctagggagaagcacaaggaagggctctaagctgttcagtttttaagtattcatttctaaaagaggcataaggaatataacttttctcttagatgtGTAAGTTGCCTGTGTCactatgtgtatcccttgagaggggaccaggatcctgccccaaggctgtactattgtttcttgactgttcctcccttggctctgcatccccttccttccctgctcagcaactgtctgaacctgccccttggaactcagggaaggccagggaggctgaatgaggcccatttcctaacaacaagaaatgggggacccagaaaggcttttgtgcccaggagccccacagggccctgcttggttacaaaaTAGGCACTGAAAATCTGACGATTCTGTTCATTATAGAATAGGCCATGGCAACAGACCTCTATACCCTTTAAGAATCACAAGATCCATTTCCAGTCTTTGAAAACTTTCTATTATTAAAACATCATGCAAACACAGATATAGAGGGGTACCAGTATTCCCATCCTGGATACCAGGTGGTTTCAGCCTTGGCAGGCATGACAGAACACACTTGTTACACATCTTTCTCAACTCTCAGGGGGATCTTGAGCAGAGGATGGAGGAAGCTCAGACGGCGTGGTCACAGGTAAAAGATCTCCCCAGGAGCTGACACGGGCACAGCGATACAAATCCCTACATAAAAGAGAGGGTCAATGAGGGCTGCAGGTTCTTGCCACCTCCCACTAATTTTGGTTACACCTTCTATACCTGCCATGTCGGCGGGCTGTGATCACAGCATGCTGCATATGCCCATCTGGACAGCACAGGTGACAATGCACGTGGCGTGGCCGTTTAAGGACAGGCTGAGTAATACGGGGCCAGCGACTTGCCTCCTCTGGATACCCTCGGGCAAGGATTACCATAGAGAACTTTTCCTCTTTTGGCTTCTTGTTCTAAGATAAGGATAAAGAGGTTTGGGAGAAAAAGttatgggaaaaaatttttttgaacctCATTCCTGAAGCCCTTTCATATTCACAAGTCATACACATTCAGGCACTAAAGTCTCCAAGCATTCCCTGAATTTTCCAACTCCTCccatttctgattctttttcattgtaCTTTCCCAGGCTATTTTCTCCCTGTCACAATATTTCCAGAGTACATACCCAGCTGAAGGGGATAGGATGGTAAGCCTGGGAAAAGCTACAGGCCAGGGGCTTAGGGGCTGACAACTGGGGACACTGAAGTTCATGGGGACACTGTGAACACAAATAAAACACATGAGTTAAGACAAAAGAACCTCAGATCATAAAACTGAAAAGCTGAGAGTGATTGGGCCCATAAGGTTTAGGGATAAAGGAGCACAAGAGAAGAGGGTAGGGAAAGCCAGGGCAATCACtaagaaagaaattggaaagtGACCCAAAGTAGTGGAAGGTGCCTTAGCTTTACCCTCATACTTTTCCTGGCCACAGGTGAGTTCAGTTCTTTGCATGCTGGGAAAGGTAGAAGTAATACTCACTGGGGCAAAGACAAAACCAGGTCGAGGGTCCAAaggtgacttttctttttcctgaaatcaaaggaaatcaagaaaataaggcTAGGCCTGAGGGGTCTATTCTCATAACTTAATTTCTGCACTCAATAAATTGAGGACTCTTCTAACATTTAATTCTGGTAATTAACTAAGTTCTTTGAGTTAAGCTGGCTGCTTACTTCTCTAAGACTCCAAACAAAGAACTTTCACTTTGCAGCAGGAGAAAGGCAGGAACTTGGCAGATAGTATGGTGCTCTCCATTGTCAGCAACATCCACTCTCAAAAACATCCAAGACAACTAAATTTACGATTATATACTGACTTATACTATTCCAAAGACAGAACGTTCTTGGCTCAGCAGTGCCTGGGATCAGGTATcagcaaaaaaatttttcaaaggcCCAGAGAGTAGGCAAAGTCTGTTTCTTAGAAACTATTCAACTTCTATTTGTAATGTGAAAACAGCCACAGACAACAGTATACGactataaacacataaataagcGTGGCTCagacaaaaacaggtggcaggctGGATTTGAGCTGCAGGTGGCAGGCTGGATTTGAGTAGTAGTTTGCCAACTACTACTCTATATCATGATGACTTCGTATGTCTACCAACTTGAGAGTCATCCTCACCATTGTATGACAGAGTTCCTTCAATTTTCAAGGGAGTGCCAAGAACTGGTGAGAacaggtgggggatggagggtaggatgaaagaagcagaaagaacCTTACATTAAGGACCAGGTCcctggcatccatgagaaggGAGTGTCCAGCTTTTGTTCCATTCTCCACCAATATCTGAttacaaaaggggaaaataagaaGCCCTAAATTACATCAAAATATAAATGTCAGGAGCGCTTAAAGAGCATTCCCAGATGGAGCAGGGTCCTAAAGGAAGTGGGCATTATATATAACATGAGGATGGAGTCCCTAAAAATGGGACAAAGTGATCTATACAAgagaaaaatggtcaaaaatgaagacaagctccaatggggagaaggaaaaacagagaaaccTAGGAAGTACTTGACAACTTGAAGGGAAAAAGGTGTTTCCACTCACCAGAAAATGACTTGTTTTGCGCCACAAAGTTTGGACTATATCATTGCGGTCAGCCTTGCTGGGTAGTTCGCTTAGAGAAAAGGCTGATACCACTACATCGAATTGTACCTAGGGCACAAGACGGAAAAACCTGGCATCTTCTTCTAAGAGTACAACAAAGGTCTATTCCAGGAAATTtcttctgctttcattttctaaCGTTTGATGCTAGGTCTAACGTTTGATGCTAGGTTTAAAAGCTGTGACCACAGTTTTCAAATTACACACTCCACATTTACCATACTTTAAATGCTGCCACTTGCCTTGGGTGATACAGGTAGAAACTGTCTGAAAAAGACCCCTGGAACATAAGGCAGCCCAGATTCTGAACCACCTGTGGAGGAAAGCAGAGATGTGGCAACTATGAGTGTACAAGTATAAAATGAAGTGACATCCTAATAAGAAAACATGGCcctggaataaagaaaaatgccagCTGAGGGTAGGATACAATAAACAACTATAAAAAGGGCAGAAAGAATACTGGGTCACCTGTCCTATTAAGCTTAACCCACCCACAGTCCAACAAAGGCCTCCAGCACCTTCTGCTTGACCACAGTACTGGATCAGACTCACCTTTAACTTTTAACCCTCTCTACTTTTCCCCAATAAAAGACTCTTTCTAGtactcctttgctttttttttaacccttttgaTGTTGGAATAGCCCTTCCATATACTTTTTCCTTACCTTTCAGTAGCTTTTCTGCCAGATCCAACATGGCAGCTGAGCTGTCCACACACATGTATTCACGTAGGCTCTGGCCCCAAGTACTATGAGCAGCCCTAagatagcaaaaaaataaactgccaGTTCTCATGACAAAGAGTCATTCCAAGAAACCTCTGTCCCCAACCCACCCTTGGAGAAATAGACTGCTATGTTAAAAATAGTTGGAAAAACTAAcaatgttattttcttatttcctttactACTTCTTAAAAAAAGGCAGACTCAAAAAACTGTTTGTACACAAAAAAGTTTTGGTGATAGGTAAAACCTATGCCCTGGACTAAATTCCTTTCCCTTTTATCCTTCTAAACATGGGTCTTTTTGTCACATGACATTTCTTTAAGTTCTGCCCCTAATCCATATACCTTCTCATGCCTTGTCTgatctgaggaaaaaaacattCCAGTCCCCAACTTTCCTACTCTCCCTCTGGTTCTCCATCCTCTTGATAATGGAATGGTGTAAGCATGGTTCCTAGAGCTACAACTGACAGAGACATAGAAAGATACTCACCAGGTGACAGAACCAGTACCTGAGCCAAAGTCCATTAAGGTTTGTGGCTGGAACTCTGGAAATCGAGCTTGGATCTGAAGAAATACACAACATCCCACAGTGGGGAAAGTAGATATTTAGCATCTTGGTAAATATGAGCTAGgaccacaaaagagaaaatgagaatactAATGTCTTTAAGATTCAATGTAAATGCTTTATAGAATAGAAAGCTTTTAAAACTGATTCTGGTCTAGGagatccattgtggctcagcaggttaagaacccaacagtgtccctgaggatgcaggctggatccctagcctcccttaatgggttaaggatctggcactgcggcAAGCTGCAttgtagttgcagatgcagctcagatctggtgttactatggctgtggtataggctagcagctgcagctccaattctacccctagcctgggaacttccacatgctgcaggtgtggctacaaaaaaaaaaaaacaaagagttcctgttgtggctcagtggttaacgagtctgactaggaatcatgaggttgtgggttccattcctggcctcgctcagtgggttaaggatccggcgttgccgtgagctgtggtataggtagcagacgaggcttagatcctgtgttgctgtggctgtggtataggccagcagctacagctcccatcagacccctagcctgggaacctccatatgccacaggtgcggccctagaaaaagacaaaaaaaggaaaaaaagaaaaaggaaaacaaagaaaaagaaaaaccaaaaaaaaacaaagaaactttttTGGGTCACAAAATCCTTTCAGAGGATAAAGagagtctgtttttaaaaaaaaatgcacatgcaaTTCCCCAAGTAACCTAATCCAGAAGATTCCTTTATAAAAAGGGATGCTAAAAGGGTTCAGGTTGAAAGTTGATGGAAATTCACCTCATGGAATGCCCTGGAGACTGCTGCAAAGCCACCATCCAGTCTTGCTGC from Sus scrofa isolate TJ Tabasco breed Duroc chromosome 7, Sscrofa11.1, whole genome shotgun sequence encodes:
- the METTL17 gene encoding methyltransferase-like protein 17, mitochondrial (The RefSeq protein has 1 substitution compared to this genomic sequence); protein product: MATAAGAGCLLTLRGWRRGLGVAPRCRALAALVPGVSQVDNKSDFLGKKSHRRHPGILQLSRVRLPQALVDAATLLLLESSMPNMEKQVQALTNYLWSRHLPVEPEELQRRAVHLEKKFLENADSCQMEEKLHGDVLRALRRTTYHWQELSYNEGLSLLYMAARLDGGFAAVSRAFHEIQARFPEFQPQTLMDFGSGTGSVTWAAHSTWGQSLREYMCVDSSAAMLDLAEKLLKGGSESGLPYVPGVFFRQFLPVSPKVQFDVVVSAFSLSELPSKADRNDIVQTLWRKTSHFLILVENGTKAGHSLLMDARDLVLNEKEKSPLDPRPGFVFAPCPHELQCPQLSAPKPLACSFSQAYHPIPFSWNKKPKEEKFSMVILARGYPEEASRWPRITQPVLKRPRHVHCHLCCPDGHMQHAVITARRHGRDLYRCARVSSWGDLLPVTTPSELPPSSAQDPPES